The Verrucomicrobiota bacterium region TGCCCCACCAGCTCGTCATCGTCCCGGGCGGAGTGCATGGCTTCCATCTCGAGCCGAAACAGCAGGACTTAAGGCCGCTGGTTCTTGGCTTCTTCGACAAATACCTCAAGGCAAACCCATGAAGTTTCTTTGGCCGTTTCTCTTGCTCCTGGTGGTTGTCCCATCCCGCCTCAAAGGAGCGGCCCCTGCTCCGGATGGCACTTTCAGCGTGGCTGCGTTTGGCGCCAAGGGTGACGGGCAAAACGATGACCGGGCGGCTATTCAGCAGGCGATTGACGCCGCCATCGCCTCCGGAACAAACGCCGTTGTTTCGTTCGGTCGTGGCATGTTCTACCGCCTTGGGAAACAGGACGACGACCCTGCCGCGCTGCGCCTCGGTGGCGCCTCGGGCCTTACCCTCTCAGGCAACGGGGCGACTTTGCTGGCGCACCCTTCCAACCGCCAGCTTGCTATCTTTGACTCCAAACACGTGCTAATTCGCGACCTCCTGCTGGACTTCAATCCCCTTCCTTTCACCCAGGCTCGGGTGACCGATTTGGCGCTGGCCCAGGGCACCATTCGATTCCGCGTGGAGCCCAAC contains the following coding sequences:
- a CDS encoding glycosyl hydrolase family 28-related protein, encoding MKFLWPFLLLLVVVPSRLKGAAPAPDGTFSVAAFGAKGDGQNDDRAAIQQAIDAAIASGTNAVVSFGRGMFYRLGKQDDDPAALRLGGASGLTLSGNGATLLAHPSNRQLAIFDSKHVLIRDLLLDFNPLPFTQARVTDLALAQGTIRFRVEPNYDDPSVGAGDLYPDFKNSDAVFLDGATRAFTHEWGRVSNITALENHVFEVYG